The genomic segment TAGTCTTCCCCAGTCTAATGTTCGCTCTTGATATACTGAACTCTAATTCCTCTGTTTGCATCTGACGCATCTATAGAATGCCACATAAGGCAAAGCCATTTTAACATTCTTAATATGAATCTTACTATTGCAGTGAAAGGATTTTGGCTATGAGCTACTCTTCTTtgtttttcaatttgtttgtttaaatatttctatACTGTACTGACATCATCAGTGATATCACAGCACTTTCCAGCAGATGCTCACAGAGCAAAATTTTACTATCTGTGGGCTTTGAATGTGTAGAAGTGACAATGGAAATCCAGCAGAAAAATCCTGAACATCTGCTTTCTAAGCACAGGCTTGAAAAATAAACACATCATATGGTACTAGAGGAGCTGAATATATCTGCTATCTCTAGAAAACACATCATCTGTAGAAACCCAGAGGCATAATATAATTCTGAGTTATTCATTCCCTGTTGTTTGCCCATTCAGAAGGTGATGCCACTCCTACCGAAAACAATGTGGATGCTGAAGCAGAGACCAACGGCAAAAGCAGCCCTGGCGAGAAACCAGCCAGTCCCATCCTGTTCATCAACAACACCGGTGCAGGGGAATCCTATCGCTCCACCTTACAGAGGTATCAAATAGCGTttgtcctccctccttcctcttgctGTTATTGGTCTCTTTGCTCACCTGCAAAGATGGGGTTACAAAAGTACGCAGAGGTGCAGTTTGAGGcaggaaaatccaataaaaccaaTACTTGAGACACTAAAGGGATCTCAAAAGGTGGGATTACCTTAAATCTTTAAGCATGTTTTCCATCCAAGAGGGGAGAGTGTTATGGACTGTTGGCTCTGGGAACTCTGAAGGATCACACTTCATCATATCCCACAAACTGATTTATTTTGTTCCTAGAGTGTATAGGGAGTGTTCCCCATGCCTTTGgttcaggaaagcttggagaaggtcttctcctggACCTAAAACtacacaggagaaaaaaaaagtagTGAAGTCAatgtttaactatgaattttaaagtcaCATCCTGTGtctactatattttaatctttattttaatatatgtattttatatgttttaatatatgtgttttattgaatgtttttatggtgtcgtgtttttaactatattgtgccctgcctcgagctgtgaggagagacgggtacataataataataataataataataataataataataataataataataataatatcgctGATACATCATACAGTTCtagccacttgggaagtgtttgacgtgTGAtacagtacaacagccagcatagtgatcttgtttgctgtgtactaatcttattgtgtatctaataataataataataacaacaacaacaacaacaataataatattgttccAGGGGGTATTTGAGGTTAAAAAACTAGGAAATCATAGAGGACATAAAATCAACCTTGATCTATTTTTTCCTATCTCTATTTTACAAGCTTATTGTTATTCTATAAGCCACCATGTCCAAGAAAAGCCTCCTGATGGaatttattaattaataatgGGTATTAGTAGTATTGATATACTGAAATAGTAGAAGACGGGGTAGGAGAATATTCCTCTCATAACCTGCAAATGTCTAACTGGCCATTGTGAAAACATGCTGATGGTCAGGTGGACCTTTTTCGTCTGATCTAGGAAGATGATTATTCTTTGCTCTAGGAATCTGTTCTTTGTGTTATATCAGGTATGGTCATACTgtggccctcctccaggtgttttggactaactcccacaattcttaacagctggtaggctgttagaaattgggggagctgaagtccaaaatgtctggaggagggccagagtttgaccACGCCTGATGTATATTCTTTCCTTGATGGAGTTCATGTTTGCAAACTTAATTCTTCCTTAGCCCTGCTTTATTCTGAAAGCAGTCTTTCAAAATAGGCAAGAACATTTTCAGATCCTCTGAGTGAAGGTTTTTCTGAATCACGTCGACTGTGGGATTATGAGAGATGTAGACCAAGccatctggagggcaccaggcTTTGAGTTAAACTCTGTTTTGATCTCCTGTGGATTAGGGGCTGTCGTGTTTATGGGTGGCTGGCTTGGCTTTGACTTGACACCGGCTTCCAGGCCAACATGCTGGCTCGAGTGAGCATGGCTATTTCCCTAAGGTTCTTtttttttgagattattttctcCTCTTGCAGTGTGATCAGCGGTGTAGGTGAGCTGGACCTGGGGAAAGATTCCCCAAAGAAGACGGATGCGTTGGTGAAAGATGGGCCTTACCCCGACTGCCCCTTCCTTCTGCTGGACGTGCGAGAGCGGGATGCTTATGACCAGTGTCATATCGTGGGAGgtgagagctggaagagaccacaaagtgccgtgcaggaaggcacaatcaaagccctcccaacagatgtccacccaCCCATCCCCTTCTCAATgagacattctttcaaatatttgaacatggttCTCACGTCCCCTCTTGTCTTTTTCTATCGAGGCCTGTAGAATATGCCACTCATGAATCAATATGTGTTGCAATTTATTCTTTGATGATTATGTCCTCCTTTTTGAGATCAAGGAGATACTTGCCTGAATATTTGCTTCCATAGCAAATTGATTTGTAATGTGGGAGGTTTTCTTGCCTTTGTTTTCACCTGTAGAAATTGCTCCATTTAGCAAATTGAAGCCTGCAGACCCTGTATCACACTTTTACACCTCTTGAAGAAGGGTGGGCACATACCTGAAAAGCTttagggcaaacttgggccctccaggtgttttggacttcaactcccaccattcctaacagcctaccggctgttaggaattgtgggagttgaagttcaatacacctggagggcccaagtttgcccatacctgctttagGGCAACCATCTaaacttgttttattgctttggcaGCATACTCCTATCCCATTGCCACACTATCCAGAACCATGAATCCCTATACGAACGACATTTTGGAATACGTATCCTTTGGCACAAAGAGAGCGAGGTGTTTTTCTCTGTCGGCTGAGAGGTTTATGTTGATGTTTAGCTTGTTCAGCTCTGCCAGTTCAAAAGTAGAAATCCTTACTGTTCTATAACATTTACTTAGGGAAAACTTAGTCAATAGGCTTTGCGATGTGGCTcagcctgagagagtgtgacatttaAAGTATTTCCGCCCACATTCAGTGCCTGTGTTATCCTTGAATGAAACAAGGGAATGACCCTTGTTACAATAGCATGTTATAGTAACAAGCCACATTCCTTTGTGTTATATTCAGATTTCTTTATGTGACAATGTTTCAAAGTATGATAACTGAGTTTTTTTTCATGCAAAAATTTTAaataccttatatactcgagtataagctgacccgaatataagccaaggcacctaattttaccactaaaaaactgagaaaacatcgactccagtataagccgagggtggtaaatttcagaaataaaaatagataccaataaaattacattaattgaggcatcagtaagttaaatgtttttgaatctttacataaagctcagatttaagataagactgtccaactctgatcaaatcattattctcatcttcaatgtaaatgtgcttatgtatccttttgataataatagagtaaaataatacattaataataataataataataataataataataatacaggaaaataatacaagtcataataaatagggtaaaataataaatgcaataataataataatatcagagtgaaataataaatgtattaataataaaaatagagtaaaataaatgtaatagtagcagcaataatagagaaaaataataaatgtaataataccaataataatagagaaaaataataaatgtaccatatattctcgagtataagctgacccaaatataagccaactaggaccctcacctgagtataagccgagggaggctttttcagtcttaaaaaaaagggctgaaaaactaggcttacactcgagtatatacagtaattgtaagATGGTGCTGGTCTTGATCGTTTAATCCCATTACAGCTTGGGTTCAGACTATCTGAAATACCATATTTCCTGATATGAACCTGTCAGGCCAATAAGGTCTTCAGGAGATGTTAAATGTTTTTCCTTTATTGTTTTTGGAAGCTACCTTGGATTATATTCTGGGacaaaggcagcatataaattaaataaattatcaaATGTGCAACTAGTTCCTGGTATCTTCTGTCACTGTTAATGTATTCTCTGGAGGGAATCCAGTGCTGTGCCCATGTCTCATCTCACTTCATCCCCATTTCATATGATTCATATAACAGTATTAGCCTTAACATCAACACCAACCAGAAAAACGCTCACGGAAAGATCATCATCCTCTACGACGATGACGAGAGAGTGGCCAGCCAAGCGGCCACCACCATGTGCGAAAGAGGCTTTGAGAACTTATTCATGCTCTCTGGGGGTAAGACAGGCTGGGATAGTCCTGGGAATTTCCCTCTTGTCTTTTCTTGCTTTGATCAAAGCACAAGAGGACCAGTGGATTACCTGGAaatataaggaaagggaccccatCATCATTTTTGTGCTTGTAAAAGACTAAGGATACACcagcagtgtagaattaatgcaacttgagcCAACTGTGGGATAgttaaccaccttgagtccccacagggagaaaggcagagtatatatgaaataaataaatacatacatggcAGATGCATTGAGTAAATCAATTGGGGTTGCCTGATGGTGTTGGCTGGGATTTTAAGTGAAGTGGTAGTCTACATCTGGAGGACAGCAGGTCAGAGAAGGCTGGTGTGAAGGGAGGTGATGTCAATCCTTTGTGCCAATTTTTACCTAAGATTCTTCTCTAAGCAGAGCGTTGTTACTCTTGTGAATAATGCCAATCATATTGTACCCTAAATATGGGAATTGGAATTGTTTCTAATACTTTAATGCTGTGTTAATGttttgaataataagaataataccaaaaaatctcagccagtatttggaaacaataaacattgacaaaattatgatctgtcaactgcaaaaggccacttgactgggatctgcacgcatcatccaaaaatacatcacacagtcctaaacgcttgggaagtgtttgacttgtgatacgaaatccagcatatctatcttgtttgctgtgtcatactatgtctttgtgtcgattatgatgatgatgatgatgatgatttaaagATCAAAGTGCAAAGCCTCTGGCACAagcacaggtggtcccagtggtgattggcacactgggtccagtgcctaaagaccctggtcagcacttaaaaacaatcggcgctgacaaaatgaccacatgttagttgcaaaaggccacccgactcggatctgcacgcattatttgccaacacattacacagtcctagacacttgggaagtatccaacatgtgatccaatacaacagctagcatagtgatcttgtttgctgtgtaataatcttgttgtgtatcaaataataataaaattaatcataataatcataatatatttTTCAACTATGTTTTTACAGTATTTGCAAACTTCCTTCAGGCCcagttttggggggaaatgcaaaagttgtaaataaatatgatgatgatttcATAGCAGCAATAAAAAAGATAATGGTGGTGATAGTGGATTTCTCCAACTTCCAGTAAAAAAGTAAACCTGACCCATGTAGATGTTGTTTAGGGCTTCAtcctagctcaggcatgggcaaactgttttggacttcaactgagCTGAAGTTcagttgaagtctaaaatacctggagggccaaagtttgctcatgcctgatccaAAGCATTCCTCCGACATTAGGTTCCTATTGGTGACACTGGACTTCAAAGGAGGTTAACGTGTGCTAACCTTGCCAGGAGCCCCTCCACCCGCATCTTGTCACGGGatctctttcctcctctcccaGGTCTCAGGGTCATTGCCCAGAAGGTCCCCGAAGGCCTGGTGACGGGCTCCTTCCCTGCCTCCTGCTTGGTGGCCGCCCAGTCAGGGAGCGCCCGCCGAAGAAACACCCCCAGGCAGCCCCCGCCCCCACCGGCTGAGAACAAGTGGAGGTTTACGGCAGAGGATCTACAGAAGATACAGTACTATCTAGAAGAAGAGAAGCTTCCAACAGACACTGCCAGTAAGTGCACCCCCAAGTCTGAGGCTGTCCCCTAGAGAAGTGTTGCCCAAACttggatcctccagatgttttggacttcagctcccagaattcttgacagtTGGCCATACTGGCTaggacaggcctgggcaaacttcagcccttctcCAGGagctttggacttccactcccacaattcctaacaaccaggaggactgaaatttgcccatgcctagttatGGATTTGTCCCAAGGGTGACACCATTTCTCACTTTGGACCAAGTGTCTAGAAAGATGTGGCCTCCATATCGAAGGCCTTGTGTGCCCAGCTGTTCCTCAGTTCATCAATTCTGCCGTTAGCCCTTATTTTAATGCGAGAAAGGTTCAATCCCCCAGTCTCATCTAAACAGCCTTTCATTGCTTCCATGGATTTACTTTGATTTGTACCAGGCAAGTGTTTTGGACAAATGGCCTTCTGTAAACCTtgtagccactctgagtccccttgaggtataaataaagcattattattattattattattattattattattattattattattctaataataataataatatttattacccATCTCTACCTATGGCTTGAGGCAGGGGTGCAACATGGTTCAGACAATTACAGCACCGTTGAAATGCATATATCAAAATACAACAAAGTCAGACACCAATACAGTAGTATATACGTAACTCTTGTATGTCccatgcagggccggccggagatattttttgatgtaaagcgggggcgctgaaaagcgcccccgccaccggcgccctggccccgcccagcgtgccctggccccgcctcccacgctgcgtgggaggcggggccagggcgaatagtgagggggcggggccagagttggcggggccagggcacgcagcgtgggaggcggggccagggcacgctgggcgggggggcggcgtcagagctggccccgcctcccacgttacccccgctcgcccgtctggccttgtgtagcaggccagactcagcggaggtttctccaggccgcgattgcggcctggaggaacctccgctgagtctggcctgctacaaaaggccagacgggcgagcgggggtaacgtgggaggcggggccagctctgacgccgctcccccccccccccgcccagcgtgccttggccctgcctcccacgcaacgtgggaggcggggccagggcacgctgggcggggggggcggcgtcagagctggccccgcctcccacgttacccccgctcgcccgtctggccttgtgtagcaggccagacgggcgagcgggggtaacgtgggaggcggggccagctctgacgccgctcccccccccccgcccagcgtgccttggccctgcctcccacgcaacgtgggaggcggggccagggcacgctgggcggggggggcggcgtcagagctggccccgcctcccacgttacccccgctcgcccgtctggccttttctagcaggccagacgggcgagcgggggtaacgtgggaggcggggccagctctgacgccgctccccccccccccgcccagcgtgccttggccctgcctcccacgcaacgtgggaggcggggccagggcacgctgggcggggggggcggcgtcagagctggccccgcctcccacgttacccccgctcgcccgtctggccttgtgtagcaggccagacgggcgagcgggggtaacgtgggaggcggggccagctctgacgccgctcccccccccgcccagcgtgccttggccctgcctcccacgcaacgtgggaggcggggccagggcacgctgggcggggggggcggcgtcagagctggccccgcctcccacgttacccccgctcgcccgtctggccttgtgtagcaggccagacgggcgagcgggggtaacgtgggaggcggggccagctctgacgccgctccccccccccccgcccagcgtgccttggccctgccccacgcaacgtgggaggcggggccagggcacgctgggcggggggggcggcgtcagagctggccccgcctcccacgttacccccgctcgcccgtctggccttttctagcaggccagacgggccagggcgcactgggcgggaggcggggcaccgtcagggcggtgccccgcctcccgcccagcctgacggcgcccccccgggcctgcgcccgaggcggcggcgtcagctgccgcatgagtggggccggccctggtcccATGTTGACATTTATGGCATGACTTCAAAGGAGTCTAGTAAATGAATGGGGGTGAACATTTAATCTAGGCAAAGAGGCAATGAGCCACTGTCTTGTAGTTAGACCAGGCACGAGCCaatgttggccctccaggtgttttggacttcaactcctacaattcttaacagctttcctaacagccttaggaattgtgggagtttatttattgacagtatttatattcctctcttctcaccccgaaggggactcagggcagatcacaacacACACATGCATGGCAAGCATTAAATGCCATTTAGATATACAGGACAGACAGAGGTATTTCTGCATTTTCCAACTTTGGTgcctggaggttatgctcgattccagccatggAGGTTGCTGGCGCTCTATCCGCTATGACGACGAGCTGGTTTTGATCACATAATTTTTTGATTGCTGGCATTTTTATGGTACCGTAAAATACTTTCCCACTTAAACTGtgtctaatttctctactcatcgctcagctgttttcgaactgtttaggtggacagtgagctaggctaatGGTCAGGTGCTGAATCCAACTCagacttcgaactgccaaccttccatcTGGCAAttatctattgctgctggtgattaaccagctgtgctaaagcctggcccctAATTGAAGTCcagacatctggagggccaatgttGGCCTGGATCTGGATTCCCATCCTGGGtagccttggacaagtcacatactctcgaCCTCCTCCGAAGAAAACCTAAGAGCCAGAGTAGTAGTGTTGGGGTGTGAGTGCTGCTCTTTAAGAGGGTCGCCTTGCCTCTCTCATGTCTAACTCTACTCCGTCTCTTCCTGCAGGCCGTCTCAGCCGCGGCTCTTCCGCTCGAGATGCCAAGGCCACCGGTGTCCGGAGCAGCCAGAACCTGCCCACCTCTGCCTCCGCCGCCAACTCGGCCGTGGCGCTCTCCGCCCGCTCCCTCAGCAGCTGCAACCTGCAGAGCAAGCCCTGGAGATAGCCGGTGTCTTTTATCCGCTGAATAAAAGAGAGTCCCGTCCCTGGGGCCCTTTGATCACTACAGTCCGTCTTTCGCTTTTAGGAAGGTGGTATGCAAAGGACAACGAggtggaggaggggaggaggggagggtgaGCTAGGAGGCATTGGCCTGCCGGAGGGGGAAACACCATCAGTAGGTAATTCTGCGTTGGGAGGGAAATGACAGGGGTGAGGAAGCAAGCTGACCCTTTCTAGACACCAGTGTTCTGCAATGCTATTTCCTCGTGTTGTTTGGCACATGAGAACTGGAGAGATCAAAATTTGGATTCTAGAGGAAAAAGTATTAAATGTGGCCAAGAGGGAGATTAGTTAGTAGAAATCTAAAATTTTAACTATTATTGGGGGTGTAGTCAGGGAATGGATGCGTAATTTCAGTGTTCAATTTTGAGACTTCTACCAGAGGATTGTTTTTGAGTGTCACTTCTGCACAACAGGGGAAGGATGCAACCCTTTCTCTATCCAGTCTTTGATCATTTGgactcttctttttttcctactgTCATACTTCCAAAGAGTGTACATTTGTACAAAGCACGAAGAAGAGAGAGTTTCATTCTGTAGGGGACCAAATCATGGAAGATCCTGATTGTACGTAAAATTTTGTGGAGGGTGACAAGGACCAGAGCAGCCACCCAGCCCATCATCAAGGTTCATTTACTTTTCTCCAGAAGACGTCTGCTTGTCTGGATTGTAGTCAAGTGAGCCCATTTTATAGTTTTGCTGTATGTAGTATTTGGTACTTCAGAACTGTGCCTAACCTCACCATGGAACGAGGTGTGCATTTTCCCCTTACTCAGAAGTTGGCCACAATCAGGAGCAGAAGCACATGTGGAAGGGTGGAAGTGCTGCTTTATGCTTCTGACTTTCACTGTTTATTCCTAAACTGATTTCCCACCAGTTGCTCCCTGTCTTATGGGGAAAAACTATGGAGTCATTGAGGCAGCTTGTGGAGAGTGAATTggggcagtaagcagccagaaggGAAAGGGGTTGGATTCCCATCCTTCTTTTATCAAGAaatgggaaaagagagagaggttAGAAGATATATCATGAATATACACAGCCTGTTTGTCTTTATTGGTCCCTATCCCATGAGTTACTTCCATGCTGCCCCTCTGTTGCCATGTCCTCTTTTTCTGCTGTGGGTTACATTGAGGGTTGGCTATGAAGGAGGATCTGTTATATCATCCCCATTCTGTAGTGGGATCATCCATCAATCACCACCAGTGGCAGCACATCCACTATATTTTCCAAACCTCTAAAATTTCCAGTTTCAACACCTGGCAGACATAGTAGTGGTTCTTCCAACCAAGTGTGTAACTGTTGCCTGCATGATGGATTTCTCCTCTGCAGAGGTCAGTGGATGAGCAGCGCGCTGCCACGCTGATCCTGCTTAGTGATGATAAAGCTTACAGCTTCCTCCTGCTAAGCCTCATTGCTGTCTCCATGGAAGGAgctgcctttcctcttctctAAGCTGTAAATCCACTGAGGATCCCCATAAATGTGACCCCAGTCAGCAGGAGTCCACCCCAGTACACAGTGCACTCAACTGTTAATGGAGTGACAATTCCAATATAAGTGTTTAGCTGCTAAGTGAAGTCCATAGAAATATCTGTATATAGAGGTGGAACATCTGCATGTGATCTTGAGGAAAGATGTGAGGAGGGAGTCCTGGTTTactcacctaataataataataattaataataataatagtaataataataataataataataaaaaattaaaactttaattttagactgctctatctccctgaagggactcaggacagtttccaacATCAGTGCGAAACAACATACCATAAATTAACACAGCAAAATAAGCACATCGTTAAATCAAGACAaagacaattcagttaaaataagcAATCACCGTCAGAACCTTTGATCGAGGGGGCAGGAATCATTAGTCAGGGCAAGGTTGACATGGTCCATTTTTAGGAATAGGTAACTTATACAACTTATCTTAGGGCCAAGGGGTGGGCAGTGTATCAGAGTAGAGTCTGACTTGACTAATGATACTAATCttattcaaaaacctgccgaaACCAAGAGAAACCTTtcccaagagaaaaaaaaaatcattgttccATTGGATGTTTCAAGGGCCACATTCTCTCCCATAATCTTCCTTCATAAAACTCTCTCTTGTCTTTTTGAAGAACATCAACTGAATGGGTAAACGTGATTATCCATAGAGGTGAAACAAAGCTCTCTCCTCCATGATTTGGGACTTTGGCTCCATACAAACCAGCCAAGCCTTCCTGTTCTTCCTTACGGTTCAATAGAATCAAGTGAAGCAGAGTTTTGGAAGTGTGGATGCTGCTGTAATGCTCCAAGAAGAGGCTTGGTCAAGGGATGGATGCGGATGGGCATCACTTTGAATGGGAGGTGCCTCTTTTTCTGCTTCTGGTTTAGgactgtttgatattattacatggAAATCACAGAGCTCATTCTGATCCAGCTGTTTTCAAGTGTGACTTCCAGCAGGCTTTGTTTCAAGATTGcttctataacaggcatgggcaaacttcagccctctctccaggtgttttggacttcaacttccacaattttgACTGTTAGgacttatgggagttgaagtccaaaacacctggagggccgaagtttgctcgtGCCTGATCTATATCTATCAGCTCATTTTAAATGGTGCAATGGAAACTGAAATTCTTTTCTGTGACTGTTTTGTTTTACTGTGTCGAAGGAGGTATTTCCCTTCCCCACTTTCTCATATTTGACAGTGACTCCCTTGTCATTCCAGTTGAGTTTTATTtaactgtgatgtatttttgtatGCAAGACAAAACTGGTTGGGTGGTGTTCAGTGTGGGTATAGTATGTGTCGCTTCCACCTCCTCTGCAGCAACCACCTCTCCATTtgtaatagtttttatttatcGAGCTAGATTCTAGCTGTGGCCATTTTGGTTCACTTTACAATAgagtcctttttttaaaattgtgcataATCTagaataaattaatatattgcaaagcaGTACTATCTGCTAGGAGTTGTCCAGAATATTGGAAATGGTTGCTTAGTAAGTGGATTACGCATTTTTAACGGGAGAAGTCTTCAATCCTTCTCAAaagtacaacttccaggatttctATGTGGAAATCCAGGAGGGCAACTGTGTCTTCAATGTTATGTTTGTGATATACATGGGCATCTGGCGTGATGTTGTGGCTCTTTGTTTTTTCCCTTTCAAACtggatattttattttcttggtgGATGTTTCAAGACTGTTCAGTATCCTTGTGTTGGGTTGAATTACACATCGCCAGGCTTCTGGGAGCCTTGCTTCGGGAAGGAATGGATCCTTTTATTGGCACAAAACAGCCAAGGCTATTCTCTTGTTTATGTCCAGCCTGTCCCTCTTTGGAGCACACCTTGAAGCATCAAGACAGACATCCCAGCCGTCCCTGGCTTTGAGGAACAGCCCCATAATCCTTGGCATTGAAGGAAGGACTCTTTTATCTTCTTATTGGCTTTGTGGGTTTTGTGCTTTGCTTGTGAGCAATTATGTGAAATGGTTTGGCTGGTGGCACTGCTTCTTTGGACTTGGAATGGTTTGTTAGAGTGTTGTGTATAGTTTGGCTTTTTAACAATCGTTTCTGTACTCAATAAAAAGAGAAATGTCTGCTGTATCATGGCACTGTTTATTTTGAGTGACCAATTGGATCATTTCAGGGCATGAACTGCTCAAGGAAgcgtgtttttgtgtgtgtcgaaTTTGGAGTGAACTTAACATGTCTCTTGTCTGTGTTTGGCCTCAGAATGCATAGGCCTTCCACCTCTGTACAAGCTGATAATAAAATCCATTTCTATGCAGGTTTTCTTCACAAGGAATACATCCAGATAGTTCTGTGAATGAGGCCAGAAACACTCATGAAGGATTCCACTTTGCTGGCTATTCCAGTGTTTCACTTGACCATTTTTTGTTCGCTGATGGCTCAAAATCCTTTTACTGAAAGCCAGAATCCACTATTGTCTCTCATATGTGTACATTCTCCTGTGAAAGAAGCTGAACATTTTCTGGTACATAAAATGCTTAATCAGTGTGCAAGTGGCACCATTGGACATCCGCATTATACCCGGAGGTGCGTAGGGAGCACTGCATAggctctttttgtgtgtgtggatttGGTTGCACATCTATCTATGTAGC from the Anolis carolinensis isolate JA03-04 chromosome 5, rAnoCar3.1.pri, whole genome shotgun sequence genome contains:
- the cep41 gene encoding centrosomal protein of 41 kDa isoform X2, encoding MSARRRIGDPELLTKRIPQNPKYQHVKTRLDTGSSMTKYTEKLEEIKKNYRYKKDELFKRLKVTTFAQLVIQVASLSDETSEVPPEEPQKLDEGDATPTENNVDAEAETNGKSSPGEKPASPILFINNTGAGESYRSTLQSVISGVGELDLGKDSPKKTDALVKDGPYPDCPFLLLDVRERDAYDQCHIVGAYSYPIATLSRTMNPYTNDILEYKNAHGKIIILYDDDERVASQAATTMCERGFENLFMLSGGLRVIAQKVPEGLVTGSFPASCLVAAQSGSARRRNTPRQPPPPPAENKWRFTAEDLQKIQYYLEEEKLPTDTASRLSRGSSARDAKATGVRSSQNLPTSASAANSAVALSARSLSSCNLQSKPWR
- the cep41 gene encoding centrosomal protein of 41 kDa isoform X3, whose translation is MTKYTEKLEEIKKNYRYKKDELFKRLKVTTFAQLVIQVASLSDETSEVPPEEPQKLDEGDATPTENNVDAEAETNGKSSPGEKPASPILFINNTGAGESYRSTLQSVISGVGELDLGKDSPKKTDALVKDGPYPDCPFLLLDVRERDAYDQCHIVGAYSYPIATLSRTMNPYTNDILEYKNAHGKIIILYDDDERVASQAATTMCERGFENLFMLSGGLRVIAQKVPEGLVTGSFPASCLVAAQSGSARRRNTPRQPPPPPAENKWRFTAEDLQKIQYYLEEEKLPTDTASRLSRGSSARDAKATGVRSSQNLPTSASAANSAVALSARSLSSCNLQSKPWR
- the cep41 gene encoding centrosomal protein of 41 kDa isoform X1 — encoded protein: MSARRRIGDPEVRALITHSILINNNNDDTHIFPLLLHAFIDNTELLTKRIPQNPKYQHVKTRLDTGSSMTKYTEKLEEIKKNYRYKKDELFKRLKVTTFAQLVIQVASLSDETSEVPPEEPQKLDEGDATPTENNVDAEAETNGKSSPGEKPASPILFINNTGAGESYRSTLQSVISGVGELDLGKDSPKKTDALVKDGPYPDCPFLLLDVRERDAYDQCHIVGAYSYPIATLSRTMNPYTNDILEYKNAHGKIIILYDDDERVASQAATTMCERGFENLFMLSGGLRVIAQKVPEGLVTGSFPASCLVAAQSGSARRRNTPRQPPPPPAENKWRFTAEDLQKIQYYLEEEKLPTDTASRLSRGSSARDAKATGVRSSQNLPTSASAANSAVALSARSLSSCNLQSKPWR